One window from the genome of Pedococcus badiiscoriae encodes:
- a CDS encoding YihY/virulence factor BrkB family protein — protein sequence MTPKARVRRALLRVPGALPAAKLTVETIRVCLRYRVTGLASEAGFFMLLSLPPLVLGLFGGVGYISGWFGNDIVTDLIQGIRSFSSEFLVANVVDQIILPTAKDVLKNGRGDLISLGFLLSVWSGSRALNVFVDTISIMYGQSGVRGIVRTRALSLTLYFLSLIVGIVVIPLVVIGPSWLGDLLPREMHFLTYLYWPVVSIVAVASVATLFHISTPRRSPWLRDVPGAVLTIVIWVLASFVLRGTLTASVSGGTSIYGPLSTPIVLLIFLYALAIAVLIGAALNAAIRVMWPLADRLSMRAQLVQWFKARRSARRTTVPALDAPSATGPQRSDDPEEDLVSSVQGLRAEARKPLTPMPRGSQNAPDDSQFGDDADDRIMSARTRSG from the coding sequence GTGACTCCTAAGGCCCGGGTACGTCGTGCGCTGCTGCGCGTGCCCGGCGCCCTGCCCGCGGCGAAGCTGACCGTCGAGACGATCCGGGTGTGCCTGCGGTACCGGGTGACGGGTCTCGCGTCGGAGGCGGGGTTCTTCATGCTGCTGTCGCTGCCGCCTCTCGTGCTGGGGCTGTTCGGCGGTGTGGGCTACATCAGCGGGTGGTTCGGCAACGACATCGTCACGGACCTGATCCAGGGCATCCGGAGCTTCTCGTCGGAGTTCCTCGTCGCGAACGTCGTCGACCAGATCATCCTGCCGACGGCGAAGGACGTGCTGAAGAACGGCCGCGGCGACCTGATCTCGCTCGGCTTCCTGCTATCGGTCTGGTCGGGGTCGCGGGCGCTCAACGTGTTCGTGGACACCATCTCGATCATGTACGGGCAGTCCGGCGTCCGCGGGATCGTGCGCACCCGGGCGCTGTCGCTGACGCTGTACTTCCTGTCTCTGATCGTCGGGATCGTCGTCATTCCCCTCGTGGTGATCGGCCCGTCATGGCTCGGAGACCTCCTGCCTCGAGAGATGCACTTCCTCACCTACCTGTACTGGCCCGTGGTCAGCATCGTGGCCGTGGCGAGCGTCGCCACGTTGTTCCACATCTCCACCCCGCGCCGCTCCCCGTGGCTGCGGGACGTGCCCGGCGCGGTGCTGACCATCGTGATCTGGGTGCTCGCGTCGTTCGTGCTGCGTGGCACCCTGACGGCTTCGGTGAGTGGCGGGACGTCGATCTACGGGCCGCTGTCGACGCCGATCGTGCTCCTGATCTTCCTGTACGCCCTGGCCATCGCCGTCCTCATCGGGGCCGCCCTCAACGCCGCCATCCGCGTCATGTGGCCGCTGGCGGACCGCCTCTCCATGCGGGCGCAGCTGGTGCAGTGGTTCAAGGCCCGGCGGTCGGCGCGCAGGACCACCGTGCCGGCCCTCGACGCCCCCTCGGCCACCGGTCCGCAGCGGTCGGACGACCCCGAGGAGGACCTGGTGTCCTCGGTCCAGGGGCTGCGGGCGGAGGCGCGAAAGCCGCTGACCCCGATGCCCCGTGGGTCGCAAAACGCCCCGGACGACAGCCAATTTGGAGACGACGCCGATGATCGGATAATGTCTGCACGCACGCGCAGCGGGTGA
- the pip gene encoding prolyl aminopeptidase, with product MAPLDPVIEPYDRGLLDIGAGNHMYWEQCGNPEGKPVLTVHGGPGSGCSVDGRRRFNPETYRSILFDQRNCGRSTPHASDPTVDLATNTTDNLIADMEQLREHLGIDRWMLYGGSWGSTLILAYAQRHPERVTEAVIAAVTTTRRSEIAWLYQGVGRFFPEQWQRFHDFVAAEERGDDVFDLLAAYGRLLGHPDPTVRELAANEWLRWEDTVISMDPQGKHNAYSDRPDDAKLAFVRICAHYFSNGAFLEEGQLLRNAGKLAGIPAVLIHGRFDLGGPLLTAWELSRAWPGAELVVVEDSGHTGSPSMRGALRTVIDHFAGT from the coding sequence ATGGCCCCCCTCGACCCCGTTATCGAACCCTACGACAGGGGTCTGCTCGACATCGGTGCGGGCAACCACATGTACTGGGAACAGTGTGGCAACCCCGAAGGCAAACCCGTCCTGACGGTGCATGGCGGTCCAGGTTCCGGCTGCAGCGTCGACGGCCGCCGGAGGTTCAACCCGGAAACGTACCGCTCGATCTTGTTCGACCAGCGAAACTGCGGCCGTAGTACCCCGCACGCGAGCGACCCCACGGTGGACCTAGCTACCAACACCACCGACAACTTGATCGCCGACATGGAACAACTGCGCGAGCACCTCGGCATCGACAGATGGATGCTCTACGGGGGCTCGTGGGGCTCCACGCTCATCCTCGCCTACGCCCAACGCCATCCAGAGCGCGTGACCGAGGCCGTGATCGCGGCGGTCACGACCACCCGGCGATCGGAGATCGCCTGGCTCTACCAGGGGGTCGGCCGGTTCTTCCCCGAGCAGTGGCAACGCTTCCACGACTTCGTGGCGGCCGAGGAACGCGGGGACGACGTGTTCGACCTGCTCGCCGCCTACGGGCGTCTCCTGGGCCACCCCGACCCGACAGTGCGCGAGCTCGCGGCGAACGAGTGGCTGAGGTGGGAGGACACCGTCATCTCAATGGATCCTCAGGGGAAACACAACGCCTACAGTGACCGGCCGGACGATGCCAAGCTCGCCTTCGTCCGCATCTGCGCGCACTACTTCTCCAACGGCGCGTTCCTCGAGGAGGGGCAACTGCTTCGCAACGCGGGGAAGCTGGCGGGGATCCCGGCGGTTCTCATCCATGGGCGCTTCGACCTCGGAGGCCCGCTACTGACGGCCTGGGAGCTGTCCCGCGCCTGGCCGGGCGCGGAACTGGTCGTGGTTGAGGACTCCGGCCACACGGGCAGTCCGTCGATGAGAGGCGCGCTGCGGACCGTGATCGACCACTTCGCAGGCACCTGA
- a CDS encoding DUF4186 domain-containing protein produces MPDPAEIDDRIDRATARPFGRRFHLRGRERATAELRGQQTMRAHAAEIIAERLAPAEPRNDGRQTPYRNHPVFVAQHATATCCRNCLETWHGIAKGHRLDRGERAYVVEVIGRWIDRGLETSTAGRTRGAPPRAGREGGPEGGG; encoded by the coding sequence GTGCCCGACCCAGCCGAGATCGATGACCGGATCGACCGCGCAACCGCGCGACCGTTCGGGCGGCGGTTCCACCTGCGCGGGCGCGAGCGGGCCACGGCTGAGCTCCGCGGTCAGCAGACGATGCGGGCTCACGCCGCGGAGATCATCGCGGAGCGGCTGGCACCGGCCGAGCCGCGCAACGACGGCCGGCAGACCCCCTACCGCAACCACCCGGTTTTCGTGGCCCAGCACGCCACCGCGACCTGCTGCCGCAACTGCCTGGAGACGTGGCACGGCATCGCGAAGGGGCACCGGCTCGACCGCGGCGAGCGGGCCTACGTCGTCGAGGTGATCGGGCGCTGGATCGACCGCGGGCTGGAGACCTCCACGGCAGGTCGCACTAGGGGAGCTCCACCTCGCGCCGGTCGTGAGGGGGGACCAGAAGGGGGCGGGTGA
- a CDS encoding beta-propeller fold lactonase family protein, translated as MRNKQGTAALMGVIAVSVLAGGGVAFGVAGTFDHPGPRPDGTALTPVGWQVTPAGSTHPAGSFPANAVLSPDDKAVLVPGVIRNAHSRQTVDVLDSRTGALLQEVELNPDDAAKREGVAPGLVFSHDGRRVYLATANKNSVLGFNWDSAAHRLTLAKTLALPDGSYPQTVTVSPDDKKVYAVGQYARKLFAVDVATGATTSAPTGAYPFGVALSGDGRTAYVSNQADKTVSVFGVAAGSLVPKTPIAVGTHPNHLLSDPARHRVFVSNGDSDQISVIDTRTNTVRHTIALSPYRGAGAGTSPLGMALTRDGNTLYVANAGNNDVAVVNTSSRGQFGQVRGLIPTAWYPTGVQVTKDGSRLLIADGKGLGTGSNKGSASMTDPTNHPWIEDLVKGMLQVVATPNQGQLRRYTHQVQLNNDTASSGTVRGYGRGAPATIIPRHPGQGSPIKHVIYVVKENRTYDQILGDLGKGNGDPSLAIFGKSVTPNQHALASKFATLDNFYVNGEVSQDGWDWATQGNSNPYNQLATHQGYDGNGSEYDSSGYLDSHVTAGNADSSKAFLWDRAAAAGQSFRHYGMHSLPSDWFGPKNRVKCAAGTYCAYEPLLNRNTDHAYPWFDMNITDQSRFTEWKKEFDQYVAKDNLPSWQFVDLPRDHTNGWYAGGSTAKAMVADNDYALGQLVSTVSHSKYWKDTAIFVVEDDGQDGPDHVDAHRSPALVISPYTQRGIVDSHFYNQTSALRTMELLMGLGPLTQYDAAAVPMIWTFGDRANLTPYEALAPQQSLAAKNPANATSAMTPQAMMGRPDQVDAHVLNEEIWRSVRGPHANMPPAQHHVFPAQP; from the coding sequence GTGAGGAACAAGCAGGGCACGGCCGCGTTGATGGGCGTCATCGCAGTAAGCGTGCTGGCTGGGGGTGGGGTTGCCTTCGGCGTCGCGGGGACCTTCGACCATCCCGGCCCGCGCCCGGACGGGACCGCTTTGACGCCTGTGGGATGGCAGGTGACGCCCGCGGGCAGCACGCACCCGGCCGGGTCCTTTCCCGCGAACGCGGTGCTCTCACCCGACGACAAGGCGGTGCTGGTGCCGGGTGTCATCCGCAACGCGCACTCCCGGCAGACCGTGGACGTCCTGGACAGCCGGACGGGCGCGCTGCTGCAGGAGGTCGAGCTCAACCCCGACGACGCCGCCAAGCGTGAGGGTGTCGCGCCGGGGCTGGTCTTCAGCCACGACGGCCGACGCGTGTACTTGGCCACCGCGAACAAGAACTCGGTGCTGGGCTTCAACTGGGACTCCGCCGCGCACCGGCTGACCCTGGCCAAGACCCTCGCGCTGCCCGACGGTTCCTACCCCCAGACCGTGACGGTCTCCCCGGACGACAAAAAGGTGTACGCCGTCGGCCAGTACGCGCGCAAGCTCTTCGCAGTCGATGTCGCGACCGGCGCCACGACGTCCGCCCCGACCGGGGCCTACCCCTTCGGGGTGGCGCTCAGCGGAGACGGACGCACGGCGTATGTGTCCAACCAGGCGGACAAGACCGTTTCAGTCTTCGGTGTCGCGGCGGGCTCGCTGGTGCCCAAGACGCCCATCGCGGTGGGAACCCACCCCAACCACCTGCTCAGCGACCCGGCGCGCCACCGGGTGTTCGTCAGCAACGGGGACAGCGACCAGATCTCGGTGATCGACACTCGCACGAACACGGTCCGTCACACGATCGCCTTGAGCCCATACCGCGGCGCCGGCGCCGGCACCTCCCCGCTCGGCATGGCGCTGACCCGGGACGGGAACACCCTGTACGTGGCCAACGCCGGCAACAATGACGTCGCGGTGGTGAACACCAGCTCGCGCGGGCAGTTCGGACAGGTCAGGGGCCTCATCCCCACCGCGTGGTACCCCACCGGGGTGCAGGTGACCAAGGACGGGTCCCGGCTGCTGATCGCCGACGGCAAGGGCCTGGGCACCGGCTCCAACAAGGGCTCCGCATCCATGACGGACCCGACGAACCACCCGTGGATCGAGGACCTGGTCAAGGGCATGCTCCAGGTGGTGGCCACACCCAACCAGGGCCAGCTGCGCAGGTACACCCACCAGGTTCAGCTCAACAACGACACGGCCAGCTCGGGCACCGTCCGCGGCTACGGCCGCGGAGCGCCTGCGACGATCATTCCCCGACACCCGGGCCAGGGTTCCCCGATCAAGCACGTGATCTACGTGGTCAAGGAGAACCGGACCTACGACCAGATCCTCGGTGACCTGGGCAAGGGCAACGGCGACCCTTCGCTGGCCATCTTCGGCAAGAGCGTGACGCCGAACCAGCACGCGCTGGCCAGCAAGTTCGCCACCCTGGACAACTTCTACGTCAACGGTGAGGTCAGCCAAGACGGCTGGGACTGGGCCACTCAGGGCAACTCCAACCCCTACAACCAACTCGCCACCCACCAGGGCTACGACGGCAACGGGTCGGAGTACGACTCCTCCGGTTACCTCGACTCCCATGTGACGGCCGGCAACGCCGACTCGAGCAAGGCGTTCCTGTGGGACCGCGCGGCTGCGGCCGGCCAGAGTTTCCGGCACTACGGGATGCACTCGCTGCCCTCTGACTGGTTCGGGCCGAAGAACCGGGTCAAGTGCGCGGCCGGCACGTACTGCGCGTACGAGCCGCTGCTGAACCGGAACACTGACCACGCCTACCCGTGGTTCGACATGAACATCACGGACCAGAGCAGGTTCACGGAGTGGAAGAAGGAGTTCGACCAGTACGTCGCCAAGGACAACCTGCCTTCCTGGCAGTTCGTCGACCTGCCGCGTGACCACACCAACGGCTGGTATGCCGGCGGCTCCACCGCCAAGGCGATGGTCGCCGACAACGACTACGCCCTGGGGCAGCTCGTGTCCACGGTCTCGCACTCGAAGTACTGGAAGGACACGGCCATCTTCGTCGTCGAGGATGACGGCCAGGACGGACCGGACCACGTGGACGCGCACCGCTCGCCGGCCCTGGTGATCAGCCCGTACACCCAGCGCGGGATCGTCGACTCGCACTTCTACAACCAGACGTCGGCCCTTCGCACCATGGAGCTGCTGATGGGCCTTGGCCCGCTGACGCAGTACGACGCGGCCGCGGTCCCGATGATCTGGACCTTCGGAGACCGCGCGAACCTGACCCCCTACGAGGCTCTCGCGCCCCAGCAGTCCCTGGCGGCGAAGAACCCGGCAAACGCCACCTCGGCCATGACCCCGCAGGCCATGATGGGACGACCCGACCAGGTCGACGCCCACGTACTGAACGAGGAGATCTGGCGCTCGGTACGCGGCCCGCACGCGAACATGCCACCCGCGCAGCACCACGTGTTCCCGGCCCAGCCGTAG